The Candidatus Obscuribacter sp. genome has a segment encoding these proteins:
- a CDS encoding response regulator — MTALRNTKLANDINVVNDGVEAMQYLRKEAPFKNAKEPSLVLLDLNMPRKDGREVLQEMKGDERLKHIPVVILTTSQAEEDIIKSYDLHANCYISKPIDLMELSKVVQAIDNFWFGVVKLPPKQWKP; from the coding sequence ATGACCGCCCTGCGTAATACAAAACTGGCTAACGATATAAATGTAGTCAATGACGGTGTTGAAGCAATGCAATATTTGCGCAAAGAAGCGCCATTTAAAAATGCAAAAGAACCATCTCTGGTACTACTGGATCTCAACATGCCGCGCAAAGACGGTCGCGAAGTGCTGCAAGAGATGAAAGGAGACGAAAGGCTTAAACACATACCTGTAGTGATTTTGACGACCTCTCAGGCAGAAGAAGACATAATCAAATCATACGATTTGCACGCTAACTGCTACATCAGTAAACCTATCGACCTAATGGAGCTATCTAAGGTGGTGCAGGCCATCGATAACTTTTGGTTTGGTGTGGTCAAACTACCCCCCAAGCAGTGGAAGCCCTGA
- a CDS encoding response regulator produces MAAEIVNKQMRILVVEDNPDDAELLDFKLQQLKHDFLLDFADTLQQAFIILGKTPFDLVLLDLSLPDCDGIETYTKVADRYPLLPVIVLTGSDDEALALQLLRLGALDFLVKDQVTTSFLTRSIKYAIERKQAQEMVTEQSERLLNALEIANVGSWDWNIQYDLTKWDKRTQQIFGITDDTKAPQCLAEFLQFVHIEDRVRVKHSIDEPLASGAFHEVEYRIITPAGNVRHVAARGRLLKDHNEQTERMLGTCIDITERIIAQQNDQKLALLEAREEFMATLTHDLKNPLLGAGRLLDLLTEHESSLSEEQKRELLWQLRDSNRHILMMIGNLTEVYCLEHDANALYFELINLSETLHATLNEMRPLVSNKNLLLSSNIHDHLPVKADRFSMQRVLQNLLSNALKFTGENGTIKVTATLHEGKISVEVEDSGRGISLNDQEHLFQRFGRGKSVRHSTPGTGLGLYYCKKIIEAHDGKIAYIHKDGKGAHFRAELPAAL; encoded by the coding sequence ATGGCTGCCGAGATAGTCAATAAACAAATGCGCATCCTGGTGGTCGAAGACAATCCCGACGACGCAGAATTGCTCGACTTTAAACTGCAACAGCTAAAGCATGATTTTTTGTTGGATTTTGCTGACACATTACAGCAAGCATTTATTATTCTCGGCAAAACACCTTTTGATCTCGTCCTCCTCGATCTCAGTCTGCCCGATTGTGATGGCATCGAGACCTATACAAAAGTAGCGGACAGGTATCCACTGCTACCAGTGATCGTACTTACCGGTAGCGATGACGAAGCACTGGCGCTGCAACTTTTGCGTCTGGGCGCTTTGGATTTTTTAGTCAAAGACCAGGTCACCACATCATTTTTGACCCGTTCTATCAAATATGCCATTGAGCGTAAGCAAGCGCAAGAGATGGTAACAGAACAATCAGAGCGCCTATTAAACGCCCTCGAGATAGCAAATGTGGGCAGCTGGGATTGGAATATACAGTACGACTTAACCAAATGGGACAAGCGCACCCAGCAAATTTTTGGCATCACAGATGATACCAAGGCTCCGCAATGCCTTGCCGAGTTTTTGCAATTTGTACATATCGAGGATCGCGTCAGAGTAAAACACTCTATAGACGAACCCCTTGCCTCCGGAGCGTTTCACGAGGTGGAATATCGCATCATTACTCCAGCTGGCAATGTTCGCCACGTAGCTGCGCGAGGGCGCCTGCTCAAAGACCACAATGAACAAACAGAACGCATGCTCGGTACTTGTATCGATATTACAGAGCGCATAATCGCCCAACAAAACGACCAAAAACTGGCGCTGCTAGAGGCTCGCGAAGAGTTTATGGCTACTCTCACCCATGATCTAAAAAATCCGCTACTTGGTGCCGGTCGACTCTTAGATTTGCTCACCGAACACGAAAGCAGCCTGAGCGAAGAACAGAAACGAGAGTTACTCTGGCAGCTTAGAGATAGTAACAGACACATTTTAATGATGATTGGCAATCTTACCGAAGTCTATTGTCTGGAACACGATGCCAATGCTCTCTATTTTGAACTTATCAATCTCAGTGAAACATTGCATGCCACCCTCAATGAAATGAGACCCTTGGTGAGCAACAAAAATCTACTGCTCTCATCCAATATTCATGACCATTTACCTGTAAAAGCAGACCGTTTTAGTATGCAAAGAGTGCTGCAAAACCTACTCAGTAACGCTCTTAAATTTACTGGTGAGAACGGCACCATAAAAGTCACGGCCACTTTGCACGAAGGCAAAATATCAGTAGAAGTAGAAGATAGTGGCAGAGGTATTTCGCTCAACGACCAGGAGCATTTGTTCCAGCGCTTTGGTCGGGGCAAGTCAGTGC